In the genome of Streptomyces sp. NBC_00190, one region contains:
- a CDS encoding phosphoadenylyl-sulfate reductase: protein MTTAQDAGLKATALKELAEQAGRDLEDASALEILTWAAETFGKKFAVTSSMEDAVVAHLASRAFPGVDVVFLDTGYHFEETIGTRDAVEAVMDVNVITLTPRQTVAEQDAQYGPKLHDRDPDLCCALRKVKPLEEGLTAYDAWATGLRRDESPTRANTPVVGWDEKRQKVKISPIARWTQDDVDAYVAEHGVLTNPLLMDGYASVGCAPCTRRVAEGEDARAGRWAGRGKTECGLHG, encoded by the coding sequence ATGACCACTGCTCAAGACGCCGGTCTCAAGGCGACGGCTCTCAAGGAGCTGGCCGAGCAGGCGGGCCGCGACCTGGAGGACGCCTCCGCCCTGGAGATCCTCACCTGGGCGGCCGAGACCTTCGGCAAGAAGTTCGCCGTGACCTCCTCCATGGAGGACGCGGTCGTCGCCCACCTGGCGTCGCGCGCCTTCCCCGGCGTGGACGTGGTCTTCCTCGACACGGGCTACCACTTCGAGGAGACCATCGGCACCCGTGACGCGGTCGAAGCGGTGATGGACGTCAACGTCATCACCCTCACCCCGCGCCAGACGGTCGCCGAGCAGGACGCGCAGTACGGTCCGAAGCTGCACGACCGCGACCCCGACCTGTGCTGCGCGCTGCGCAAGGTCAAGCCGCTCGAAGAGGGCCTGACCGCGTACGACGCGTGGGCGACGGGCCTGCGCCGCGACGAGTCCCCGACCCGGGCGAACACCCCGGTCGTCGGCTGGGACGAGAAGCGGCAGAAGGTCAAGATCTCGCCGATCGCCCGCTGGACCCAGGACGACGTGGACGCGTACGTCGCCGAGCACGGGGTGCTGACCAACCCGCTGCTGATGGACGGCTACGCCTCCGTCGGCTGCGCCCCCTGCACCCGCCGCGTGGCGGAGGGCGAGGACGCGCGGGCCGGGCGCTGGGCCGGGCGCGGCAAGACCGAGTGCGGACTGCACGGCTGA